A DNA window from Fibrobacter sp. UWR3 contains the following coding sequences:
- a CDS encoding glutamate synthase subunit beta yields the protein MQEINRIADIYRPVEERVKDNNEVERKLTSIEIIGQAERCHTCGIPFCHGAGCPLGNLVPEFNAAIAAGNAERAYDIISKTAFFPEFTGRVCPALCESACTGNVHNDPVMVRQIEKFIVETAFEEGRVVLPTAEPNGKSAAVIGSGPSGLFAAEALRRKGYAVTVFEKHAKAGGLLRYGIPNWKLDKSIIDRRIALLEAARIKFVYNTEIGKDIAAEYIHKNFDEVFLAIGTPNARDLKIPGRDAEGIFLALDFLHGAEMPGEKNPEKFSAKGRKVLVIGGGDTGNDCVGKAIREGCESVLQVEFMPKPPEERSPSTPWPDWPYMLRTSYAQHEGGERRWNVSSKQFIVKDGRVAGVEAVRVEWEMSPQGRPLKPAEVPNSTEVIDTDLVVLAMGFTGVPAEGIVNDLGLQLTPRTAIIPDPARHIYAVGDCANGASLVVRAMADAKAKVAALK from the coding sequence ATGCAGGAAATCAACCGAATCGCAGACATCTACCGCCCTGTCGAAGAGCGTGTTAAGGACAACAACGAAGTCGAGCGCAAGCTCACTTCAATCGAAATCATCGGCCAGGCGGAACGCTGTCACACCTGTGGAATCCCGTTCTGCCATGGTGCGGGTTGCCCGCTCGGTAATCTCGTCCCCGAATTCAATGCGGCGATTGCTGCCGGGAATGCGGAACGCGCATACGATATCATCAGCAAGACTGCGTTTTTCCCGGAGTTTACGGGCCGCGTTTGTCCCGCGCTTTGCGAATCCGCTTGTACCGGCAACGTACATAACGATCCGGTGATGGTGCGCCAGATCGAGAAGTTCATCGTCGAGACTGCCTTCGAGGAAGGTCGCGTGGTGCTCCCGACTGCTGAACCCAACGGAAAGTCTGCCGCCGTCATCGGCTCCGGTCCTTCGGGCCTGTTTGCTGCTGAGGCGTTGCGCCGCAAGGGCTATGCCGTCACGGTTTTCGAGAAGCATGCGAAGGCGGGTGGCCTGCTGCGCTACGGCATCCCGAACTGGAAACTGGACAAGTCCATTATCGACCGCCGCATCGCCTTGCTCGAAGCCGCTAGAATCAAGTTTGTCTACAATACCGAAATAGGGAAGGACATTGCGGCAGAATACATCCACAAGAATTTTGACGAGGTGTTCCTCGCGATTGGAACGCCGAACGCCCGTGATTTGAAAATCCCGGGCCGCGATGCCGAAGGAATTTTTCTCGCTCTCGATTTCTTGCACGGAGCCGAAATGCCGGGCGAAAAGAATCCCGAAAAGTTCAGCGCCAAGGGCCGCAAGGTGTTGGTGATTGGCGGTGGCGATACGGGTAACGACTGCGTGGGTAAGGCCATTCGCGAAGGATGCGAAAGCGTGCTCCAGGTGGAATTCATGCCCAAGCCCCCTGAGGAACGTTCTCCTTCTACGCCGTGGCCCGATTGGCCGTACATGCTACGCACCAGCTACGCCCAGCATGAAGGCGGTGAGCGTCGTTGGAATGTTTCGTCCAAGCAGTTTATTGTGAAGGACGGTCGTGTGGCTGGCGTGGAAGCGGTTCGTGTGGAATGGGAAATGTCTCCGCAGGGCCGTCCCCTCAAGCCTGCAGAAGTCCCGAATTCTACCGAGGTCATCGATACCGACTTGGTGGTGCTCGCGATGGGATTCACCGGAGTGCCTGCCGAGGGAATCGTGAATGACCTGGGCCTGCAACTTACCCCGCGAACAGCGATTATCCCGGATCCGGCCCGACACATCTATGCGGTGGGCGACTGCGCGAACGGCGCCTCTCTCGTG
- the gltB gene encoding glutamate synthase large subunit, translating into MNAQALYDPMNEHDACGVGLVANINNVASHQIVLQGITVLKRLMHRGAAGGDPETGDGAGLLLSMPHKFFRKLYPELPARYGVAMFFVENTLAADAFDAKIKEIAAAECMPVLNFREVPVNADKIGRTARETLPHIRQVFFDGSAFEKDGAFDIKLYVARRLMEKACKGLYVCSCSRRSIVYKGLLLASQIEGFYKDLNDLDFESPIALVHQRYSTNTFPTWPLAHPFRYLAHNGEINTLRGNLNSLRAREPHLKSEIIGDDLQKLLPLVPAGQSDSASLDNMFELLVAAGRSLPHAMMMLMPQAWGKKHYLGRDVRGFFEYESMLMEPWDGPAAVAFSDGVNAGAILDRNGLRPARYTLCKDGLFMMASETGVLDLRDDEVEEKGRLKPGEIIYLDLENHRILKNAEMKAQVARAKPYRRWVAENKMSVRGLFSEINPSDVPEDILVQQKRFGYSAEDLSIILLPMAKNGAEPIGSMGNDAALAVLSDKPQPLFNYFKQLFAQVTNPPIDPIREELVMSLTTYIGNHGNILEETPEQAHLIKIPRPIVTEDEIRRFENIGDKAFKAKVLKMQFPLGGDGSVLEAALQNLAGDAVRAVQDSYDIIVLSDKNIDWGYVPMPSLLATACVNRALVEAGVRPEIGLIVQSGEVREVMHFALLLGYGATVINPYLAFESITNMCHNGDLDVDSVTAAANYVKAVDKGLLKIMSKMGISTLRSYRSAQIFEAVGLNHELIEKFLPGTASRIEGIGLEEIAREVGERQKIAFADASKVLQSGGQYAFRKEGEKHLWTPQSLAAFRQAVQGGDYEKFKVYSKLINDQSERQATLRGLFKFKKATPIDISEVESRESIIHHFVAGAMSLGSLSPEAHETIAIAMNRIGAMSNCGEGGEDPDRDTPAANGDIRSSAIRQVASGRFGVTIDYLRHAKDLQIKMAQGAKPGEGGQLPAHKVNEFVARIRHSIPNVSLISPPPHHDIYSIEDLAQLIYDLRNANPKARVSVKLVSEVGVGTIAAGVAKAHADVVLISGHDGGTGASPLTSIKHAGLPWELGIAEAEQTLVLNDLRGRIKLQVDGQLKTGRDVVVAALLGAEEFGFATNLLVSLGCVMDRKCHTNQCPMGIATQDADYRKRFAGKPEYVENFLFFIADEVREILASLGLRSLAEACGRSDLLERDEAIAFYKAHNLDFSKIFETVGSGVKSFDKNFVKEPLENFDRRELLPFVADTLKSGKAVELCTVVHNVDRTVGTELSGEVDEHFGVKGLPEDTIKIHLQGVAGQSFGAFLAPGITLDLQGEANDFMGKGLSGGKIIVRPPSNASFKAEDNVIAGNVIGYGGTSGKIFINGLAGERFGIRNSGMLLVSEGVGDHGCEYMTGGRVVVLGRVGVNFAAGMTGGFAYVYDETGHFDLSCNVDSADLESVLPGTESESELLDIIKQHVEATGSEKGKRILENWNSERPKFVKIFPVDYRNALAKKGRA; encoded by the coding sequence ATGAACGCTCAAGCTCTTTACGACCCGATGAACGAACACGACGCCTGCGGTGTCGGTCTGGTCGCTAATATTAATAACGTTGCCTCGCACCAGATTGTGCTGCAGGGCATTACCGTTTTGAAGAGACTCATGCACCGCGGTGCAGCAGGTGGAGACCCGGAAACCGGCGACGGTGCGGGTCTCTTGCTTTCGATGCCTCACAAGTTTTTCCGCAAGTTGTACCCGGAACTGCCTGCGCGTTACGGCGTGGCGATGTTCTTTGTGGAGAATACGCTTGCGGCGGATGCCTTTGACGCGAAGATCAAGGAGATTGCCGCTGCCGAGTGCATGCCGGTGCTGAACTTCCGCGAGGTGCCGGTGAATGCCGACAAGATCGGTCGCACGGCCCGCGAGACGTTGCCGCATATCCGTCAGGTGTTCTTCGACGGTTCCGCTTTTGAAAAAGACGGTGCATTTGATATTAAGTTGTATGTTGCCCGCCGCCTGATGGAAAAGGCCTGCAAGGGCTTGTACGTTTGCAGTTGCAGCCGTCGTAGCATCGTCTATAAGGGCCTGCTTCTTGCGAGCCAGATTGAGGGCTTCTACAAGGACCTGAACGATCTCGATTTCGAGAGCCCGATTGCGCTTGTTCACCAGCGCTACTCCACGAACACGTTCCCCACATGGCCGCTGGCACACCCGTTCCGCTACCTCGCTCACAACGGCGAAATCAACACCCTGCGCGGAAACCTCAACAGCCTGCGTGCCCGCGAACCGCACCTGAAGAGCGAAATTATCGGCGATGACCTGCAGAAGCTCTTGCCGCTTGTTCCGGCGGGGCAGAGTGACTCGGCTAGCCTTGACAACATGTTTGAGCTTCTCGTCGCTGCGGGTCGTAGCCTTCCGCATGCGATGATGATGCTCATGCCTCAGGCCTGGGGCAAGAAGCATTACCTGGGACGCGACGTGCGTGGGTTCTTCGAATATGAATCCATGCTCATGGAACCGTGGGATGGCCCTGCTGCCGTGGCGTTCAGCGATGGCGTGAATGCGGGTGCGATTCTCGACCGCAACGGTCTTCGTCCGGCACGTTACACTCTGTGTAAAGACGGTCTTTTCATGATGGCCTCCGAGACGGGCGTGCTTGATTTGCGCGATGACGAGGTGGAAGAAAAGGGCCGCCTCAAGCCCGGCGAAATCATTTATCTGGATTTGGAAAACCACCGCATTTTGAAGAATGCGGAAATGAAGGCGCAGGTGGCACGCGCCAAGCCTTACCGCCGCTGGGTTGCCGAGAACAAGATGAGCGTTCGCGGGCTTTTCAGCGAAATCAACCCGTCCGACGTTCCCGAAGATATTCTGGTGCAGCAGAAGCGCTTTGGTTATTCTGCCGAAGACCTCTCCATCATTTTGCTGCCCATGGCAAAGAACGGTGCAGAGCCGATTGGCTCCATGGGTAACGATGCCGCACTGGCCGTACTTTCGGACAAGCCGCAGCCGTTGTTCAACTACTTCAAGCAGCTGTTTGCGCAGGTGACGAACCCGCCGATTGACCCGATTCGCGAAGAGCTGGTGATGAGCCTTACGACATACATCGGGAACCACGGCAACATTCTGGAAGAGACTCCGGAACAGGCGCATCTTATCAAGATTCCGCGCCCGATTGTGACGGAAGACGAAATCCGCCGCTTCGAGAATATCGGTGACAAGGCGTTCAAGGCGAAGGTGCTCAAGATGCAGTTCCCGCTGGGCGGTGACGGTTCCGTGCTGGAAGCAGCTTTGCAGAACCTCGCCGGCGATGCCGTGCGCGCCGTGCAGGACAGCTACGATATCATCGTGCTTTCGGACAAGAACATCGACTGGGGTTACGTGCCCATGCCTTCGCTTTTGGCGACGGCCTGCGTGAACCGTGCCCTGGTGGAAGCGGGCGTTCGCCCCGAAATCGGCCTGATTGTGCAGAGCGGCGAAGTGCGTGAGGTGATGCACTTTGCCCTGCTCCTCGGTTACGGTGCCACGGTCATCAACCCGTATCTCGCTTTCGAGAGCATCACCAACATGTGCCACAATGGTGACCTGGATGTGGACTCGGTGACGGCTGCTGCAAATTATGTAAAGGCGGTGGATAAGGGCCTGCTGAAGATTATGAGCAAGATGGGTATTTCTACCCTCCGCAGCTACCGCAGTGCCCAGATTTTCGAAGCCGTGGGCCTGAACCACGAACTCATCGAGAAGTTCCTCCCGGGTACGGCAAGCCGTATCGAAGGTATCGGCCTCGAAGAGATTGCCCGCGAAGTGGGCGAGCGCCAGAAGATTGCATTTGCCGATGCAAGCAAGGTGTTGCAGTCGGGTGGCCAGTATGCATTCCGCAAGGAAGGCGAGAAGCACCTGTGGACTCCGCAGTCGCTTGCCGCATTCCGCCAGGCGGTGCAGGGTGGCGACTACGAAAAGTTCAAGGTTTACAGCAAACTGATCAACGATCAGTCTGAACGTCAGGCGACTCTGCGCGGCCTCTTCAAGTTTAAGAAGGCAACCCCGATTGACATTAGCGAAGTCGAATCTCGCGAATCGATTATCCATCACTTTGTGGCGGGCGCGATGAGCCTTGGCTCTTTGAGCCCCGAAGCCCACGAGACGATTGCCATTGCCATGAACCGCATCGGTGCCATGAGCAACTGCGGTGAAGGTGGTGAAGACCCCGACCGCGATACTCCGGCGGCTAACGGCGATATCCGCAGTTCTGCGATTCGGCAGGTGGCATCGGGCCGCTTTGGCGTGACCATCGATTATCTGCGTCATGCAAAGGATTTGCAAATCAAGATGGCCCAGGGCGCAAAGCCCGGCGAAGGCGGCCAGCTGCCGGCCCACAAGGTGAACGAGTTTGTGGCGCGTATCCGTCACAGCATTCCGAACGTGTCGCTGATTTCTCCGCCGCCGCACCATGATATTTACTCTATCGAGGACTTGGCTCAGTTGATTTACGACCTGCGCAACGCCAACCCGAAGGCACGCGTTTCTGTGAAGCTCGTGTCCGAAGTAGGTGTGGGCACGATTGCCGCTGGTGTCGCCAAAGCCCATGCCGACGTGGTGCTGATTTCCGGTCACGATGGCGGTACGGGCGCATCTCCGCTTACTTCCATCAAGCATGCGGGCCTCCCCTGGGAACTGGGCATTGCCGAAGCAGAACAGACGCTGGTGCTGAACGATTTGCGCGGGCGCATCAAGCTCCAGGTGGATGGTCAGCTCAAGACGGGCCGTGACGTTGTTGTTGCCGCCCTCCTCGGTGCCGAAGAATTCGGTTTTGCGACAAACCTGCTCGTTAGCCTTGGTTGCGTGATGGATCGCAAGTGCCATACGAACCAGTGCCCCATGGGTATTGCCACGCAGGATGCGGATTACCGCAAGCGCTTTGCGGGCAAGCCCGAATACGTGGAAAACTTCCTCTTCTTCATTGCCGACGAAGTCCGCGAGATTCTCGCAAGCCTTGGCCTGCGTTCCCTGGCGGAAGCCTGCGGCCGTAGCGACTTGCTGGAACGGGACGAAGCTATTGCCTTCTACAAGGCGCACAACCTCGACTTCAGCAAGATTTTCGAAACTGTGGGTAGTGGCGTCAAGTCCTTCGACAAGAACTTCGTGAAGGAACCGCTTGAAAACTTCGACCGTCGTGAACTCCTGCCGTTCGTGGCCGATACGCTCAAGAGCGGCAAGGCCGTGGAACTCTGCACGGTGGTACACAACGTCGACCGTACGGTCGGTACGGAACTTTCCGGCGAGGTGGATGAACACTTCGGCGTGAAGGGCCTCCCCGAAGATACCATCAAGATTCACCTGCAGGGTGTCGCGGGCCAGAGCTTCGGTGCATTCCTTGCTCCGGGTATCACTCTCGATTTGCAGGGCGAAGCCAATGACTTTATGGGCAAGGGTCTTTCGGGCGGTAAGATTATCGTTCGCCCGCCCAGCAATGCAAGCTTCAAGGCCGAAGACAACGTGATTGCGGGTAACGTCATCGGTTATGGCGGAACTTCGGGCAAGATTTTCATCAACGGTCTCGCCGGCGAACGCTTTGGCATCCGTAACTCGGGCATGCTATTGGTCAGCGAAGGCGTGGGCGATCACGGCTGCGAATACATGACAGGCGGTCGCGTTGTAGTGCTTGGTCGCGTGGGCGTGAATTTCGCCGCGGGTATGACGGGTGGTTTTGCCTATGTCTATGATGAGACTGGCCACTTTGACCTGAGCTGCAACGTGGATTCCGCCGACCTGGAAAGCGTACTTCCGGGCACCGAGAGCGAAAGCGAACTGCTCGACATCATCAAGCAGCACGTTGAAGCGACGGGCAGCGAGAAGGGCAAGCGCATTCTGGAGAACTGGAACAGCGAACGCCCGAAATTCGTGAAGATTTTCCCGGTGGATTACAGGAACGCGTTGGCGAAGAAGGGGAGGGCATAA
- a CDS encoding glutamine synthetase III — MSNEYRLKAIKEIASEAAGANMPAAPASLDFYGEDVFNAEAMRAYLPKDICKKLFATIDEGAPLDASIANEVAHAMKKWAIDRGATHFTHWFQPLTGSTAEKHDSFLEPENGKAIMAFSGKNLIVGEPDASSFPSGGLRSTFEARGYTAWDPTSPAFIKRHGNGATLCIPTAFCSYTGEALDKKTPLLRSIQALQKSADRLMNLFGVAQQKVTVTLGAEQEYFLIDKRFYLQRPDLYQAGRTLFGAAPAKHQQMEDHYFGSIPARILNFMNDVEKELWKLGIPAKTRHNEVAPAQFELAPMFEEVNLACDHNMQIMEVLRQVADRHGLVCLLHEKPFAGINGSGKHNNWSVNYGKTNLLNPGKDPHQNAIFLTTLCAVIYAVDTHADLLRMAVSGAGNDHRLGANEAPPAIISMYLGDQLADVIDQLEKGDPKSSKQAGVMKLGSDTLPPLPRDATDRNRTSPFAFTGNKFEFRAPGSSQSCSEPNVILNTIVAEAFDIIADKLEKVPADKFHEELQSLLQKIVKEHKKVIFNGNGYTDEWVEEAAKRGLPNTRTTMEALQALNKAENIALFEKYGVFNKRELESRYEVNLEEYHKKIHIEGKISDDIAKNVILPQVLCAYSAALKTNAMAKEQGFAAVDSYAQELGEGYKALASAIERMEKALGEKHENILEAMADLRVQVDKLEKVIPDEKWPLPKYREMLFIY; from the coding sequence ATGAGCAACGAATACAGGCTGAAGGCCATCAAGGAAATCGCGAGCGAAGCCGCGGGCGCAAACATGCCCGCAGCACCCGCAAGTCTCGACTTTTACGGCGAGGACGTCTTTAACGCGGAGGCCATGCGCGCCTACCTGCCCAAGGATATCTGCAAGAAGCTCTTCGCCACCATCGACGAGGGCGCACCGCTTGACGCGAGCATCGCGAACGAAGTCGCACACGCCATGAAGAAGTGGGCAATCGACCGGGGTGCCACCCACTTCACGCACTGGTTCCAGCCGCTCACCGGCTCCACCGCCGAAAAGCACGACTCCTTCCTGGAACCCGAAAACGGCAAGGCCATCATGGCCTTCAGCGGCAAGAACCTGATCGTCGGTGAACCGGACGCGTCCAGTTTCCCGAGCGGCGGCCTTCGCTCCACCTTCGAAGCCCGTGGCTACACCGCCTGGGACCCCACCTCCCCCGCTTTCATCAAGCGTCACGGTAACGGCGCTACGCTCTGCATCCCGACTGCATTCTGTAGCTATACCGGCGAAGCCTTGGACAAGAAAACTCCGCTGCTCCGCTCCATTCAGGCCCTGCAGAAGTCCGCCGATCGCCTGATGAATTTGTTCGGAGTCGCCCAGCAGAAGGTCACCGTCACGCTCGGTGCCGAACAGGAATATTTCTTGATTGACAAGCGTTTCTACCTGCAGCGCCCCGACCTGTACCAGGCGGGCCGCACGCTGTTCGGTGCAGCTCCGGCAAAGCACCAGCAGATGGAAGACCATTACTTTGGTAGCATTCCGGCCCGCATCTTGAACTTTATGAACGACGTGGAAAAGGAACTCTGGAAGCTTGGCATTCCGGCGAAGACCCGCCACAACGAAGTCGCCCCGGCACAGTTCGAACTTGCCCCGATGTTCGAGGAAGTGAACCTCGCCTGCGACCACAACATGCAGATTATGGAAGTGCTCCGCCAGGTGGCCGACCGTCATGGCCTCGTGTGCCTGCTGCACGAAAAGCCGTTTGCTGGCATCAACGGTTCCGGCAAGCACAACAACTGGTCGGTGAACTACGGCAAGACGAACCTGTTGAACCCGGGCAAGGACCCGCACCAGAACGCCATCTTCCTCACTACGCTCTGCGCGGTGATTTACGCCGTGGATACTCATGCCGACCTGCTCCGCATGGCTGTTTCGGGCGCGGGCAACGATCACCGTCTCGGTGCCAACGAGGCTCCTCCGGCAATCATCTCCATGTACCTGGGCGACCAGCTTGCCGACGTCATCGACCAGCTCGAAAAGGGTGACCCGAAGTCCAGCAAGCAGGCTGGCGTCATGAAGCTCGGTTCCGACACGCTGCCGCCTCTCCCGCGCGACGCGACCGACCGTAACCGTACTTCTCCGTTCGCCTTCACCGGCAACAAGTTCGAATTCCGCGCTCCGGGCTCCAGCCAGAGCTGCTCCGAACCGAACGTCATCTTGAACACGATTGTTGCCGAAGCATTCGACATCATTGCCGACAAGCTCGAAAAGGTTCCGGCCGACAAGTTCCACGAAGAACTGCAGTCCTTGCTGCAGAAGATCGTGAAGGAACACAAGAAGGTTATCTTCAACGGCAACGGCTACACCGACGAGTGGGTGGAAGAAGCAGCCAAGCGCGGCCTCCCCAACACCCGCACCACCATGGAAGCGCTCCAGGCCCTCAACAAGGCCGAAAACATCGCCCTCTTCGAAAAGTACGGCGTGTTCAACAAGCGCGAACTGGAATCCCGTTACGAGGTGAACCTGGAAGAATACCACAAGAAGATCCACATCGAAGGCAAGATTTCCGACGACATCGCGAAGAACGTTATCTTGCCGCAGGTGCTGTGCGCCTACAGCGCCGCCCTCAAGACCAACGCCATGGCCAAGGAACAGGGATTTGCCGCGGTGGATTCCTACGCCCAAGAACTCGGTGAAGGCTACAAGGCTCTCGCCTCTGCAATCGAGCGCATGGAAAAGGCTCTCGGCGAAAAGCACGAGAACATCCTCGAAGCGATGGCGGATCTCCGCGTGCAGGTGGACAAGCTCGAAAAGGTTATCCCCGACGAGAAGTGGCCCCTGCCGAAGTACAGAGAGATGCTTTTCATATACTAG
- the feoB gene encoding Fe(2+) transporter permease subunit FeoB has translation MPIEKEVFTIAIAGNPNCGKTALFNSLTGSNQIVGNWPGVTVEKKEGQFKLDNHTIRVVDLPGIYALFANSEDERAALDYLLKGEADLVVNILDATNLERNLFLTSQLMEKGVPMVLAVNMMDIAASRGIHVDLHKLEEILGVTAIGLTAVSPKSCEGFVNDLHKLLHNSRELPLPKAVKHSEVLEKLIEEISVPLKPVADKLGASPRWTAVQYLEHSGRVLELADELGVEIPHDKIEEDLGEEVEFALADSRYSYARDIAKAVIRDNTTKRTRTDKLDKLFLNRILGIPLFLIAMYLVFWFAVKVGSAFIDFFDILFGGIFVDGMTELLTKVGAPGVVVALLANGIGTGIQTVSTFIPVIFFMFLCLSFLEDSGYMSRAAFVADRFMRFLGLPGKAFVPMIVGFGCSVPALMGTRTLENKRERFLTLFLVPFMSCGARLPVYALFGAAFFGESAGTLVFGIYLTGIVIALIYGLLLRHTVFMGKESTFIMELPPYHLPKMRNLFRHAWLRLKEFVFRAGKVVLIMVTVLGFMGSVGTDGSFGNDNNEKSVLSAVGTVITPVFEPFGVERDNWPASVALFTGLFAKEAIVGTLNSLYAIEGTDDSAPEETAADEGFSLKSTVKEALVSVPANLVEVFTSIANPLGVKDAIDESESVGNEGAYKTMQAHFNLGRFQVLAYLLFILLYVPCLAAMGTAFRELGRFYGTLMMVFQTIIGWSLSVLFFQVSCGRSTAWIVTSVALLAGVVVSLVLIGRDQRKKKVFD, from the coding sequence ATGCCTATCGAGAAAGAAGTTTTCACGATTGCGATTGCGGGCAACCCGAACTGCGGAAAGACCGCGCTCTTTAACTCGCTGACCGGCTCGAACCAGATTGTGGGCAACTGGCCTGGCGTGACTGTCGAAAAGAAAGAGGGCCAGTTCAAACTCGATAACCACACGATTCGCGTGGTGGACTTGCCGGGCATCTACGCACTGTTTGCAAACTCCGAAGACGAGCGTGCCGCTCTCGATTACTTGCTCAAGGGCGAGGCGGACTTGGTCGTGAACATCCTGGATGCGACGAACCTGGAGCGCAACCTGTTCCTCACGAGTCAGCTGATGGAAAAGGGCGTGCCGATGGTCCTGGCGGTGAACATGATGGATATCGCGGCGAGTCGCGGTATCCATGTGGACCTGCACAAGCTCGAAGAAATTCTCGGCGTGACGGCGATTGGCCTCACGGCGGTTTCGCCCAAGAGCTGCGAAGGATTCGTGAACGACTTGCACAAGCTGCTGCACAACAGCCGAGAACTTCCGCTCCCGAAAGCGGTCAAGCATTCCGAAGTTCTGGAAAAGCTGATTGAAGAAATCTCGGTGCCGCTTAAGCCCGTGGCAGACAAACTCGGTGCAAGTCCCCGTTGGACGGCGGTGCAATACCTGGAGCATAGCGGACGAGTTTTGGAACTCGCTGACGAACTCGGTGTCGAAATTCCGCACGACAAGATTGAAGAAGACTTGGGCGAAGAGGTGGAATTTGCGCTGGCCGATTCCCGTTACTCCTATGCCCGCGACATCGCGAAGGCGGTCATCCGCGACAATACTACCAAGCGCACGCGAACTGACAAGCTTGACAAGCTCTTCTTGAACCGCATTCTGGGAATTCCGCTTTTCCTCATTGCCATGTATCTGGTGTTCTGGTTTGCGGTGAAGGTTGGCAGTGCGTTCATCGATTTCTTCGACATTCTGTTCGGTGGCATTTTCGTGGACGGCATGACGGAACTGTTGACGAAGGTTGGCGCGCCGGGCGTTGTTGTGGCGCTGTTGGCGAACGGCATCGGTACGGGCATCCAGACGGTGTCAACATTCATTCCGGTCATTTTCTTCATGTTCCTTTGCCTTTCGTTCCTCGAGGATTCCGGCTACATGTCGCGTGCGGCGTTCGTGGCGGATCGATTTATGCGGTTTCTCGGGCTCCCAGGCAAGGCTTTTGTGCCGATGATTGTGGGCTTTGGCTGCTCGGTGCCGGCGCTCATGGGCACGCGTACGCTCGAAAACAAGCGCGAAAGGTTCCTTACTTTGTTCCTAGTGCCGTTCATGAGCTGCGGCGCACGTCTCCCGGTGTATGCGCTATTCGGCGCGGCGTTCTTCGGCGAAAGCGCGGGAACGCTCGTGTTCGGGATTTACCTGACGGGCATCGTGATTGCTTTGATTTACGGCCTGCTCTTGCGCCATACGGTTTTCATGGGCAAGGAATCGACGTTCATCATGGAACTGCCGCCTTACCATTTGCCCAAGATGCGCAACCTTTTCCGCCACGCATGGCTCCGCCTCAAGGAATTTGTTTTCCGTGCGGGCAAGGTCGTGCTCATCATGGTGACAGTGCTTGGCTTTATGGGCTCCGTCGGTACTGACGGAAGTTTCGGTAACGACAACAACGAAAAGTCGGTGCTGAGTGCCGTGGGCACGGTGATTACGCCCGTGTTCGAACCCTTCGGCGTTGAACGCGATAACTGGCCCGCTTCGGTGGCTCTCTTTACGGGGCTCTTCGCGAAAGAGGCGATTGTCGGAACGCTCAATTCGCTGTATGCGATTGAAGGCACGGACGACTCGGCTCCGGAAGAAACCGCCGCGGACGAAGGCTTCAGCCTGAAATCGACGGTGAAAGAAGCTCTCGTGAGCGTCCCGGCGAACCTGGTAGAAGTCTTTACTTCGATTGCAAACCCGCTGGGCGTCAAGGATGCGATTGATGAATCCGAAAGTGTCGGGAACGAAGGTGCGTACAAGACGATGCAGGCGCATTTCAACCTCGGGCGTTTCCAGGTGCTTGCTTACCTGCTGTTCATATTACTCTATGTGCCGTGCCTTGCCGCCATGGGAACTGCTTTCCGTGAACTCGGACGCTTCTATGGAACGCTCATGATGGTGTTCCAGACAATTATCGGCTGGAGCCTCTCGGTACTGTTCTTCCAGGTGTCCTGCGGGCGCTCTACCGCATGGATCGTCACCTCGGTAGCGCTGCTTGCCGGAGTGGTCGTGAGCCTCGTGTTAATCGGTCGCGACCAACGCAAGAAGAAAGTGTTCGACTAA
- a CDS encoding FeoA family protein, protein MNNEPKFSELKKGDKAEIIGYNTGDSQYKSKLLSMGLVRGVVLRVLQVAPLGDPVEVSVLSYRLSLRKQEANVLKLRRV, encoded by the coding sequence ATGAATAACGAACCGAAGTTTTCGGAACTTAAAAAAGGCGACAAGGCCGAAATTATTGGATACAACACGGGTGATTCTCAGTACAAGTCCAAACTTTTGTCAATGGGGCTTGTGCGCGGCGTGGTGCTGCGGGTTTTGCAGGTGGCCCCGCTCGGCGACCCGGTCGAGGTGAGCGTGCTTTCGTACAGGCTCTCGCTCCGCAAACAAGAAGCCAACGTGCTCAAGTTGAGGAGAGTCTGA
- a CDS encoding metal-dependent transcriptional regulator, whose product MEQVKLSQSLEDYLEMVHMLRLANGIARVRDIAAALKVKMPSVAKAVIELKKLGLVTQEPYSGIELTSEGALVASQILNRHILLKRFLIKLGVSEAIADKDACCMEHILSTETLEKIEEFVNSPNTGMTAKKSNAAKSKKK is encoded by the coding sequence ATGGAACAAGTAAAGTTAAGCCAGAGCCTTGAAGACTACTTGGAAATGGTGCACATGCTGCGCCTTGCGAACGGGATTGCCCGTGTCCGCGACATTGCGGCGGCGCTCAAGGTCAAGATGCCGTCGGTGGCCAAGGCGGTAATCGAACTCAAGAAGCTCGGCCTTGTGACGCAGGAGCCTTACAGTGGCATCGAACTCACCTCGGAAGGTGCGCTGGTGGCGTCCCAGATTTTGAACCGTCACATTCTGTTGAAGCGTTTTTTGATCAAGCTCGGCGTGTCCGAGGCGATTGCCGACAAGGACGCCTGCTGCATGGAGCACATTCTTTCGACGGAGACTCTCGAGAAAATCGAGGAGTTCGTGAACTCCCCCAATACGGGTATGACGGCGAAAAAGTCGAACGCCGCTAAATCTAAGAAAAAGTAA